A part of Neoarius graeffei isolate fNeoGra1 chromosome 8, fNeoGra1.pri, whole genome shotgun sequence genomic DNA contains:
- the LOC132890586 gene encoding uncharacterized protein LOC132890586, translated as MERQKQQSPNSFATWRGMSTASSRRSRSSAASSAAAIAYAEAEEAKARIKYAEKEMQIKMQKAKLDAEKVYLEAQLEVLSAEKAAAAAAAKAEALATALTCENGSNSELDVKHTPHDSLQRTSEYVREQAGLWADIHADPATGTENPCLPPVPSELHGIDMDRDLSLSRSHSPPSGANARPTKPFSEQPSDGDTHHNKPYSGLLSDADTYVPIRHAVNADKYVTHTTANTCKPSAITEHPGQRQQRHEAYFGHVKPPDKDIYLPAPRPVRHSGTTQPQAPVRPPQLLTNVESQALPSATQPQLPAFNPAPADYGNINSPSQSHTDNNNNMSDFVKFMARREIIATGLLQFDDRPENYRAWKASFLNTTTSLNLSAKEEMDLLVKWLGKESGEQAKRIRGVHAYNPARGLDMIWQRLDECFGAPEVIESALLKKVDSFPKISNRDWKKLRELGDLLMELQAAKLEGVLSGLACLDTARGIANIVHKLPFTMQERWMVLGYTFKKQHGVSFPPFSVLVDFISEQAKMRNDPSFSLPHYADHAKSDHLKNTNRMSVAVHKTDVSPQKTDTTRAHIDPAKHCPIHKKPHPIHKCRSFRDKSLEDRKALLKLNGICFKCLASTTHLARDCDKEIKCIECGSERHHSALHPGPTPEFSKALTPADAHGGEGSDSNKEDLSALCTEVCGTQLSGKSCSKICLVKVFPSGQQDKAVKVYAVIDDQSNRSLVKPEFFDVFDVSCQSLPYRLKTCAGVAEASGRRACGFQISSMDGHVTLPLPTLIECNNIPDNRSEIPTPQAAHHHSHLRPIAGQIPELDHDAQIMMLLGRDIIRVHKVRRQINGSHDAPYAQKLDLGWVLVGNVCLGRVHKPPSVNVFFTNTLDNGRQSLFEPCPNTLLVKESVCNTSPPNAPTRVPEKKVSQDMSRPHLGDDIFQRTDHDEKLAHSFEDTTFLHIMKEGVYKDEESSWVAPLPFKPQRRHLPNNKGQTLNRFKSLEKSFSRKPDMKDHFFGFMEKILEQGHAEVAPPLKEHEECWYLPLFGVYHPKKPGQIRVVFDSSCQHDGVSLNDVLLTGPDLNNSLLGVLIRFRREAIAITTDIQQMFHCFVVRPQDRNFLRFFWYRDNDESKGVIEFRMKVHVFGNSPSPSVAIYGLRQAAKEGEAEYGEDAREFVERDFYVDDGLKSLPSAAVAVDLLKRTQEMLACSNLRLHKITSNSEEVMKAFPTEDHASGLRDLNLGQDTLPVQRTLGITWDLKSDTFTFQVSGDKKPFTRRGVLSTINGLYDPLGFAAPVVIRGKALLRDLTADTRDWDAPLPSDKQVLWDQWRDSLQGLQALKIPRPYTQTSPSAALHRELCVFSDASILAIGAVAYLRVTDQGGGLHVGFILGKAKLAPRPDLTIPRLELCAAVLAVDIAETIKAEMDIPVDKVTFFTDSKIVLGYINNEKRRFYVFVNNRVQRIRRSSEPQQWRYVASNQNPADLATRSVPAARLKDTTWLTGPSFLTRSEQSTYSADNFDLVNPDEDADVRPEVTALSTTAEEHHLDTQRFEHFSTLKALFRSVASLIHIVSSFKRDPLKEPGDCKGWHYCAESHNTDNLSKAKNVIIKAVQEEAYQEELQCIRNKKNLPKDSPLLTLNPVMGEDGILRVGGRISQANISPGEKNPIIIPGRHHLAVLIVRHYHEQCQHQGRHLTEGAVRVAGYWIVGAKRCVSSLIFKCVTCRRLRGKCEVQKMADLPSDRVSMEPPFTYVGVDVFGPWTVSTRRTRGGHANDKRWAVLFTCLSVRAIHIEIIESMDTSSFINAVRRFIAIRGPVKQMRSDRGTNFVGACKELNISSNLDESKVSQFLADQGCKWTFNPPHASHMGGAWERMIGVTRSILDSMMLQIGPSRITHEVLATFMAEASAIVNSRPLIPVSTDPDDPSVLAPTSLLTQKLGPTPVPSGEFRGKDLFRRQWKQVQSLASTFWDRWRKQYLSTLQPRRKWQADKQNITVGTVVLMKDCQSKRNDWPLARITKVFPSEDGRVRKVEVKVADKEGVKLFLRPITQVITLLPSE; from the coding sequence ATGGAAAGGCAGAAGCAGCAATCGCCAAACTCTTTTGCTACATGGCGCGGCATGTCGACCGCATCTAGTAGGCGCTCCCGTAGCTCCGCTGCTAGCTCAGCGGCTGCAATAGCCTACGCCGAAGCCGAAGAGGCAAAAGCcagaatcaaatatgcagaaaaaGAGATGCAAATCAAAATGCAAAAAGCAAAATTGGATGCCGAAAAGGTATATCTTGAAGCACAGCTTGAAGTTTTAAGTGCCGAAAAAGCAGCCGCAGCCGCAGCTGCCAAGGCAGAAGCATTAGCTACAGCCCTCACATGTGAAAATGGATCTAACAGCGAATTGGATGTAAAACACACCCCACACGACAGTCTTCAGCGAACGAGTGAATATGTTCGAGAGCAAGCAGGCTTATGGGCAGACATTCATGCAGATCCAGCCACAGGGACTGAGAACCCATGCCTACCACCAGTGCCATCAGAGTTGCATGGTATAGATATGGATAGAGACCTTTCCCTAAGCAGGTCACACTCGCCCCCCTCTGGGGCCAATGCACGCCCCACCAAGCCATTTTCGGAGCAGCCCTCCGATGGCGACACACATCATAATAAGCCATACTCAGGGCTCCTCTCCGATGCTGATACATATGTTCCCATTCGTCACGCTGTCAACGCAGACAAATACGTTACTCACACTACTGCAAACACCTGCAAGCCTTCAGCTATCACAGAACATCCAGGCCAAAGACAACAAAGGCATGAGGCTTATTTCGGCCATGTCAAGCCACCTGACAAAGACATTTACTTACCTGCCCCAAGGCCAGTCAGACATTCTGGCACGACACAGCCACAGGCTCCAGTGCGACCACCGCAACTTCTCACTAATGTTGAGTCACAAGCACTTCCATCAGCCACACAACCCCAGCTTCCTGCTTTTAACCCGGCTCCAGCTGATTATGGAAACATTAACAGCCCCTCTCAGTCACACACAGACAACAATAACAACATGTCTGATTTTGTCAAATTTATGGCACGCAGAGAAATCATTGCAACGGGCTTATTGCAGTTTGACGACAGGCCAGAAAATTATAGGGCCTGGAAGGCATCATTCTTAAACACCACAACCAGCCTCAACCTCTCAGCCAAGGAGGAGATGGATCTCCTAGTCAAATGGCTAGGCAAGGAATCGGGTGAACAGGCGAAACGCATAAGAGGTGTACATGCCTATAACCCTGCGAGAGGCCTAGATATGATTTGGCAGAGGCTTGACGAGTGCTTTGGAGCACCTGAAGTCATTGAAAGTGCGCTTCTAAAAAAAGTGGACAGCTTTCCAAAGATCTCCAACAGAGACTGGAAAAAACTGAGAGAGTTAGGCGACCTGTTAATGGAGCTCCAAGCGGCCAAATTAGAAGGAGTGCTCTCGGGACTAGCCTGCCTGGATACAGCTCGGGGAATAGCTAACATTGTCCACAAACTGCCCTTTACAATGCAAGAGAGGTGGATGGTGCTAGGCTACACGTTTAAAAAGCAGCATGGGGTCTCTTTTCCCCCCTTCTCTGTCCTTGTGGACTTTATATCTGAACAGGCGAAGATGCGCAATGACCCCAGCTTTTCGCTTCCTCACTATGCTGACCATGCAAAATCAGATCACCtcaaaaacacaaacagaatGTCAGTTGCAGTCCACAAAACAGATGTCTCCCCACAAAAGACAGACACAACCAGAGCTCACATTGACCCAGCAAAGCATTGCCCAATCCATAAGAAGCCACACCCCATACACAAGTGTCGTAGCTTTCGAGATAAGTCTCTAGAAGACAGAAAGGCCCTTCTAAAGCTGAACGGTATTTGTTTCAAATGCTTAGCATCCACCACACATCTAGCCAGGGACTGTGACAAAGAGATAAAATGCATTGAATGTGGCAGCGAGAGACACCACTCTGCATTACACCCAGGACCTACACCTGAGTTCTCAAAGGCCCTCACCCCTGCTGACGCCCATGGCGGGGAGGGAAGTGACTCTAACAAAGAAGACCTGTCGGCCCTCTGCACTGAAGTTTGTGGAACCCAACTCAGCGGTAAAAGTTGTTCTAAGATTTGCCTGGTGAAAGTATTCCCATCCGGTCAACAAGATAAAGCAGTCAAAGTCTATGCTGTCATCGATGACCAGAGCAATCGTTCGTTGGTGAAGCCAGAGTTCTTCGATGTTTTCGACGTATCTTGCCAAAGCTTACCTTACCGTCTGAAAACCTGTGCAGGCGTAGCAGAGGCAAGTGGGAGACGAGCGTGCGGCTTCCAAATAAGCTCCATGGATGGACACGTCACTCTGCCCCTCCCAACCTTGATAGAGTGCAATAACATCCCCGACAACCGCTCAGAGATCCCCACACCACAAGCTGCTCATCACCACTCTCACCTAAGGCCTATAGCGGGACAAATCCCAGAGCTCGATCATGATGCCCAAATAATGATGCTTCTCGGCAGAGACATAATAAGAGTACATAAAGTGAGAAGACAAATAAATGGATCGCATGACGCCCCCTACGCTCAGAAGCTAGACCTCGGCTGGGTCCTAGTGGGTAACGTCTGCCTGGGAAGAGTCCATAAACCACCAAGTGTCAACGTCTTCTTCACAAACACTCTGGACAATGGCAGGCAATCACTCTTTGAACCATGCCCCAACACGCTCCTTGTTAAAGAGAGCGTCTGTAACACAAGCCCTCCGAATGCACCCACTCGTGTCCCAGAAAAGAAAGTGTCACAAGACATGAGTAGACCACACCTCGGAGATGACATTTTTCAGAGAACAGACCATGATGAGAAGTTAGCTCATTCCTTTGAAGACACGACTTTCCTCCACATCATGAAAGAAGGTGTTTACAAAGACGAAGAAAGCAGCTGGGTGGCTCCCCTCCCCTTCAAGCCACAGAGAAGGCACCTACCCAATAACAAAGGACAGACCTTGAACCGTTTTAAGTCATTAGAAAAGTCCTTCTCCAGAAAACCTGATATGAAAGACCACTTTTTTGGCTTCATGGAGAAGATACTGGAGCAAGGTCATGCGGAAGTGGCCCCTCCTCTTAAGGAACATGAGGAGTGTTGGTACTTACCTCTTTTCGGGGTTTACCACCCAAAGAAGCCGGGCCAGATCAGGGTGGTCTTTGATTCAAGCTGTCAACATGATGGGGTCTCTCTCAATGACGTGCTCCTGACCGGCCCTGACCTCAACAATAGTCTCCTTGGAGTACTTATCCGCTTTAGGAGAGAGGCGATAGCCATCACCACAGACATACAGCAGATGTTTCACTGCTTCGTCGTCAGACCACAAGACAGGAACTTCCTCCGCTTCTTCTGGTATCGAGACAATGACGAAAGCAAGGGAGTCATCGAGTTCAGGATGAAGGTCCATGTCTTCGGCAATAGCCCCTCCCCCTCTGTAGCAATCTATGGCCTCAGACAAGCAGCTAAGGAAGGAGAAGCTGAGTACGGTGAAGACGCTCGTGAATTTGTGGAGAGAGACTTTTACGTAGACGATGGTCTAAAATCGTTGCCCTCAGCTGCAGTCGCCGTTGACCTCCTTAAAAGAACGCAGGAGATGCTGGCCTGCTCAAATCTACGGCTTCACAAGATCACCTCGAACAGTGAGGAAGTCATGAAAGCCTTCCCTACAGAAGACCACGCTAGTGGGCTAAGAGACTTGAACCTAGGTCAGGACACATTGCCAGTTCAACGCACGCTTGGCATTACCTGGGACCTCAAGAGCGACACGTTCACCTTCCAGGTTTCGGGTGATAAAAAACCATTCACTCGCCGTGGAGTGTTGTCCACCATAAATGGTTTGTACGACCCACTTGGATTTGCTGCCCCAGTTGTCATTCGAGGCAAGGCTTTGCTTAGAGACCTTACAGCAGACACCCGAGACTGGGACGCGCCCTTACCTAGCGACAAACAGGTGCTGTGGGACCAGTGGAGAGATTCTTTGCAAGGGCTTCAAGCTCTGAAAATCCCAAGGCCTTATACCCAGACCTCCCCCTCTGCAGCCTTACACCGAGAACTCTGTGTTTTCTCAGACGCGTCCATCTTAGCTATAGGGGCAGTAGCCTATCTAAGAGTTACGGACCAAGGTGGGGGCCTCCACGTAGGCTTCATTCTCGGCAAAGCTAAACTTGCCCCACGTCCAGATTTAACTATTCCCCGCCTCGAGCTTTGCGCTGCCGTCTTAGCTGTGGACATAGCAGAGACCATCAAGGCAGAGATGGACATCCCTGTTGATAAGGTGACCTTCTTCACAGACAGTAAAATTGTCCTCGGATACATCAACAATGAAAAACGTAGGTTCTATGTGTTTGTGAACAACAGAGTCCAGAGAATCAGAAGAAGTTCAGAGCCTCAACAATGGCGTTACGTGGCTAGCAACCAGAACCCAGCCGACCTAGCAACAAGGTCTGTGCCTGCCGCTCGCCTCAAAGACACCACGTGGCTCACAGGGCCCTCATTCTTAACACGCTCAGAGCAGTCAACTTACAGTGCAGACAACTTCGACCTAGTGAACCCAGATGAGGATGCAGATGTGCGCCCCGAAGTTACTGCACTCAGCACCACTGCCGAGGAGCACCACCTCGACACACAGCGCTTTGAGCACTTTTCCACCTTAAAGGCCCTGTTTCGAAGTGTGGCGAGCCTCATACACATTGTTAGCTCATTCAAAAGAGACCCACTCAAAGAGCCAGGGGACTGTAAAGGCTGGCACTATTGCGCTGAATCCCATAACACAGACAACCTCTCAAAGGCCAAGAATGTTATCATCAAAGCTGTACAGGAAGAGGCCTATCAAGAAGAACTTCAGTGCATCAGAAACAAGAAAAACCTTCCAAAAGACAGCCCTTTACTTACCTTGAATCCTGTGATGGGAGAAGACGGGATCTTGAGAGTTGGAGGCCGCATTTCCCAGGCAAACATCAGTCCGGGAGAAAAGAATCCCATCATAATCCCTGGGAGACACCACCTGGCCGTCCTTATCGTGAGACATTATCATGAACAGTGTCAACATCAAGGACGTCATCTGACTGAAGGTGCTGTGCGTGTAGCGGGCTACTGGATTGTAGGAGCCAAAAGATGTGTGAGCTCGCTCATCTTCAAGTGTGTGACATGTAGGAGGCTCAGAGGAAAATGTGAAGTGCAGAAAATGGCGGACTTGCCTTCAGACAGAGTCAGTATGGAGCCACCCTTTACATATGTGGGGGTTGATGTGTTTGGCCCCTGGACTGTCTCTACCCGACGCACTAGAGGTGGCCATGCCAACGACAAGAGGTGGGCAGTACTATTCACCTGCCTAAGCGTTAGAGCGATCCACATAGAAATAATAGAAAGCATGGACACCTCCTCTTTCATAAACGCTGTGAGACGCTTCATTGCCATTCGTGGCCCAGTGAAACAGATGCGTTCCGATCGCGGAACAAACTTTGTTGGAGCATGCAAAGAACTGAACATCTCCTCCAACTTGGATGAGAGCAAAGTATCCCAGTTTCTCGCAGACCAAGGATGCAAGTGGACCTTTAATCCACCCCACGCCTCACACATGGGCGGAGCATGGGAACGGATGATAGGAGTCACCCGCAGCATCTTGGACTCTATGATGCTTCAAATAGGCCCCTCCAGAATAACCCATGAAGTTCTTGCTACGTTCATGGCTGAGGCCTCTGCCATTGTGAACTCAAGGCCCCTAATACCCGTCTCCACTGATCCGGATGACCCCTCAGTTCTGGCACCCACCTCGCTGCTGACGCAGAAGCTCGGTCCGACCCCTGTCCCTTCAGGTGAATTTCGGGGCAAAGACCTCTTCAGACGTCAATGGAAGCAGGTGCAGAGTTTAGCgagcaccttctgggacagatggCGGAAACAATACCTGTCTACCCTCCAGCCGAGGAGGAAGTGGCAGGCCGACAAGCAGAACATCACAGTGGGGACTGTGGTCCTCATGAAAGACTGTCAATCCAAGCGAAATGACTGGCCACTTGCACGCATCACCAAGGTGTTTCCAAGTGAAGACGGAAGGGTCCGCAAGGTGGAAGTGAAGGTCGCTGACAAAGAAGGGGTGAAACTGTTCCTACGCCCTATAACCCAAGTCATTACACTCCTTCCCTCTGAATAG